One genomic window of Saccopteryx bilineata isolate mSacBil1 chromosome 4, mSacBil1_pri_phased_curated, whole genome shotgun sequence includes the following:
- the CKB gene encoding creatine kinase B-type, with protein MPFSNSHNTLKLRFPAEDEYPDLSSHNNHMAKVLTPELYAELRAKCTPSGFSLDDVIQTGVDNPGHPYIMTVGCVAGDEESYDVFKELFDPIIEDRHGGYKPGDEHKTDLNPDNLQGGDDLDPNYVLSSRVRTGRSIRGFCLPPHCSRGERRAIEKLAVEALSSLDGDLAGRYYALKSMTDAEQQQLIDDHFLFDKPVSPLLLASGMARDWPDARGIWHNDNKTFLVWINEEDHLRVISMQKGGNMKEVFTRFCNGLTQIETLFKSKNYEFMWNPHLGYILTCPSNLGTGLRAGVHIKLPHLGKHEKFSEVLKRLRLQKRGTGGVDTAAVGGVFDVSNADRLGFSEVELVQMVVDGVKLLIEMEQRLEQGQAIDDLMPAQK; from the exons ATGCCCTTCTCCAACAGCCACAACACACTGAAGCTGCGCTTCCCCGCCGAGGATGAGTATCCCGACCTCAGCAGCCACAACAACCACATGGCCAAGGTGCTGACCCCCGAGCTGTATGCGGAGCTGCGCGCCAAGTGCACGCCGAGCGGCTTCTCGTTGGACGATGTCATCCAGACAGGAGTGGACAACCCGG GCCACCCCTATATCATGACCGTGGGCTGCGTGGCGGGCGACGAGGAATCGTACGACGTGTTCAAGGAGCTCTTTGACCCCATCATCGAGGACCGGCATGGCGGCTACAAGCCGGGTGACGAGCACAAGACCGACCTCAACCCCGACAATCTGCAG GGCGGCGACGACCTGGATCCCAACTACGTGCTGAGCTCGCGGGTTCGCACGGGCCGTAGCATCCGCGGCTTCTGCCTGCCTCCGCATTGCAGCCGCGGGGAGCGCCGCGCCATTGAGAAACTCGCCGTGGAAG CGCTGTCGAGCCTGGATGGCGACCTGGCCGGCAGGTACTACGCGCTCAAGAGCATGACCGACGcggagcagcagcagctcatcgaCGACCACTTCCTCTTCGACAAGCCCGTGTCGCCCCTGCTTCTGGCCTCAGGCATGGCCCGCGACTGGCCTGATGCCCGCGGCATCTG gcacaATGACAATAAGACCTTCCTGGTGTGGATCAACGAGGAGGACCACCTGCGGGTCATCTCCATGCAGAAGGGGGGCAACATGAAGGAGGTGTTCACCCGATTCTGCAATGGCCTCACCCAG ATTGAAACTCTCTTCAAGTCCAAGAACTACGAGTTCATGTGGAACCCTCACCTGGGCTACATTCTCACCTGCCCCTCCAACCTGGGCACAGGGCTTCGGGCAGGTGTGCACATTAAGCTGCCCCACCTGGGTAAGCATGAGAAGTTCTCGGAGGTGCTCAAGAGGCTGCGACTTCAGAAGCGAGGCACCG GTGGTGTGGACACAGCGGCCGTGGGCGGGGTCTTTGACGTCTCCAATGCAGACCGCCTGGGCTTCTCCGAGGTGGAGCTGGTGCAGATGGTGGTGGATGGTGTGAAGCTGCTCATTGAGATGGAGCAGCGGCTGGAGCAGGGCCAGGCCATTGATGACCTCATGCCTGCCCAGAAGTGA